The nucleotide window ATCTTTATCTTTATGCCTCGGCAAGATCGGCAGGGAAAAAAGTCGATTTTGACGGGAAAGAGTACACTGTAATAGAGTTGAAAGACGAAAATATAAAAGATGATATTGATATAGCTTTATTTTCTGCAGGGGGAAGCATTTCCAAAGAATATGCTCCGAAATTCAGAGATAAAGGTGCAATAGTTGTAGATAACAGCAGTGCATGGAGAATGGATAAAGATATACCTCTTGTTGTACCTGAGGCAAATCCTGAAGCATTGGACGGGCAAAACGGAATAATAGCCAATCCTAACTGTTCTACGATACAGGTAATGCCTGTGTTAAAGGTATTAGCAGATAAATACGGACTTAAAAGAGTAGTATATTCTACTTATCAGGCAGTGGCAGGTTCCGGACAGAAAGGAATAGACGACTTGGAAGCAAACCTGAAAGGAGAGTCTTCAAAAAATTATCCTTATCAGATAGCGTTCAATTTGTTGCCTCATATTGATGTATTTTTAGACAACGGATATACAAAAGAAGAAATGAAAATGGTAGAGGAAACAAGAAAAATATTGGGATTGCCTGATTTGAAAATAACGGCTACATGTGTAAGAGTGCCTGTAAGAATGGGGCATGCCGTATCGGTAAACGTGGAGTTGGAAAAACCTTTTGATTTGAAAGATGTATTTAAGGCTTTTGAGGAAAAAGAAGGAGTTATTGTAAAAGACGACGTTTCAAAAAATGTTTATCCTATGCCTATAGATGCTGCAGATACTGATGAAGTATACGTGGGAAGAATAAGAAGAGATGAATCTGTAGAAAACGGATTGAATTTATGGGTAGTTGCCGACAATATAAGAAAAGGTGCAGCTACGAATACTATTCAGATAGCAGAAACATTAATAAAAAAAGGAGTTATATAATTGAAATTGAATTTGTTAAAAAATAAAATAGTTTTATTATTATGTTTTTTGAGCTTGTTTGTTTTCGGATATGCTGAAAACGGTGAGCTAAGAGTAGGGATGGAGTGCGGATATGCTCCTTTTAACTGGGTTCAGAATAATGATAAAAACGGGGCTGTAAAAATCGACAGCGGATATTGCGGCGGTTATGATGTTGAAATAGCAAAATTAATAGCAAAAGGGTTGGATAAAAAGCTGGTTGTAGTAAAAAGTGAGTGGGATGCACTGCTCGGACCTGCATTGACATCAGGAAATGTAGACATAGTTATAGCAGGAATGTCGCCCACTGCTGAAAGAAAACAGAGTCTTTCTTTTACAAAGCCTTATTATGAATCGGATCTTGTAGTTGTAGTAAAAAAGGACGGTAAATATGCCAATGCAAAGTCGATTAATGACTTTGCCGGAGCAAGAATAACGGGGCAGCTGAGTACACTTCACTACAATGTTATAGACCAGATGAAAGGTGTAAAAAAGCAGCAGGCAATGGAAAATTTTCCTGCAATGATAGTGGCACTTGATTCAGGGAAAATAGACGGATATGTTTCCGAAAAGCCGGGAGCAATGGCAGCACAAATGTCAAATCCTGAGCTGGTTTTTGTGAGTTTTGATAAAGAAAACGGATTTAAGTATGAAAATTCCGAAGTCGATGTAGCGGTAGGAGTGAAAAAAGGCGATGAAAAGCTGGTCGGAGAAATAAATAAAATTTTGGACAATATTTCACCTGAGCAGAGAAAACAGCTTATGGAAAAAGCTATAAGCAATCAGCCTGAGATGAAGAAGAGAGATTTTACAGGATGGGTACTGTTTTTTCTTAAAAATAACAAAAAGGCTTTCCTAATAGGTACAGCTACTACGTTGGGGATTTCTCTTACAGGAACTGTTGTAGGATTTATAATAGGATTGGGAGTAATGCTCGTAAAAAATATCAATACTGACGAAAGAACATCTGCTATAAAGAAAATAGGACTAAAGATAATAAATACAATTTTTTCAATATATATAGCTGTATTTAGAGGGACACCGATGATAGTTCAGTCAATGATAATATTCTACGGTTCGTCTCAAGTCTTAAACTGGAATCTGTCTCCTTTAGGAGCGGCATTATTCATAGTTTCCATTAATACGGGAGCATATATGTGTGAAATTATACGTGGAGGAATAGATTCCATCGATAAGGGTCAGTTTGAAGCTGCACAGGCAATAGGAATGACGCATTTTCAAATGATGAAAAATATAATTTTCCCGCAGGTATTCAGAATTATATTGCCATCCATAGGGAACGAATTTATTATAAATATAAAAGATACGTCTGTACTTAGTGTAATAAGTGTTACTGAACTGTTCTTTGTATCAAAATCAGTAGCAGGAACATACTCGAAATATTATGAAGTATTTATTATTACATGTGTAATATATTTCTTCCTGACATTTACTTTATCGGCACTTTTAAAATATGTCGAGAAAAAAATGGACGGACCTCAAAATTTTGAAGTTTTAGAGGAAGCAAGTGTGAATACAGGAGGAGAGAAATAGTGGAAAACGGAAATAAAGTAATAGAAATAAAAAATATAAGAAAAGATTTCGGAAACAGAACAGTTTTAAAAGATATAAATTTTGACGTTTACGAAAAAGAAGTTGTAAGTATAATAGGAGCTTCGGGAAGCGGTAAATCTACACTTTTAAGATGTATAAATTTACTTGAAACACCCACAGGCGGAGAAATTCTCTTTCACGGAAAAGATGTTGTTTCGGGCAATATTCCTCTAATAACATTAAGAGAAAAAGTTGGAATGGTTTTTCAGCAGTTTAATCTGTTTAATAATTTGAGTGTGCTTGACAACTGTGTTATAGGGCAGACGAAAGTTCTTAAAAAATCCCGTGAAGAAGCTGAAAAAACTGCAAAAGAATTACTTGCAAAAGTCGGAATGGAAAGATTTATTCATGCAAAGCCCAATCAAATATCCGGAGGACAGAAACAGAGAGTTGCTATAGCAAGAGCATTGGCAATGGAACCTGAAGTCCTTTTGTTTGATGAGCCTACATCGGCTCTTGATCCGGAAATGGTCGGAGAAGTTTTGAAAGTAATGAAAGACCTTGCGAAAAGTGGACTTACTATGATTGTCGTAACACATGAAATGGATTTTGCTCATGATGTTTCAAGTCGTGTAGTATTTATGGATCAGGGAGTTATAGTAGAAAGTGATAAACCTGAAATAATCTTTGATAATCCTAAACATGATAGAACAAAAGAATTTTTATCAAGAATGTTAAATAAATAGTATTGATATTATTGAAAAAATAATGTAAAATATATGTAAAAAATTAAATAATAAATTCAAAGGAGAAAAAATGAAAAAATTAAAATTAACTGATGAAGAAAAAGAATTATTGAAAGGCAATGAAGAAGGATTAAAGCAGGCTTTTATTAATAAAGCGGCTCTTGCAACTGCTGAAAAATATGAATTTTCGGATTCTGAAAAAGAAGAGATCGATTACTTTTACAATAATGAAAAAACAAAATATTTTGTAGCAAAACAAATCGAAGAAAAAATATCTGTAGATGCAGATGAAGTTGTAAAAATCTACAACGAAAACAAAGCACAGTTTGATGCACAAAATGTTCCTTTTACTCAGGCAAGAGATATTATACAAAGAGATTTGTTGAACCAACAGGTTGCAACTCTTGAAAATGAAGAGTTCAATAAAATAATTGAAGAAATGGGAGAATCCGTGTCAATAGCTAAAAAAGAAATTATCTTCTCTCAAGGAAATCCTGATGTTATAAGAAATATCGTATTAAACAAAGTTGTGGAAGAAAAAGCAAAAGGTACAGACTTTGAGAAAAAAGAAAAAGATGCTCTTAAAATAATTAAAGACAATGTTTTAGCTA belongs to Pseudoleptotrichia goodfellowii and includes:
- a CDS encoding ABC transporter permease subunit (The N-terminal region of this protein, as described by TIGR01726, is a three transmembrane segment that identifies a subfamily of ABC transporter permease subunits, which specificities that include histidine, arginine, glutamine, glutamate, L-cystine (sic), the opines (in Agrobacterium) octopine and nopaline, etc.); the protein is MKLNLLKNKIVLLLCFLSLFVFGYAENGELRVGMECGYAPFNWVQNNDKNGAVKIDSGYCGGYDVEIAKLIAKGLDKKLVVVKSEWDALLGPALTSGNVDIVIAGMSPTAERKQSLSFTKPYYESDLVVVVKKDGKYANAKSINDFAGARITGQLSTLHYNVIDQMKGVKKQQAMENFPAMIVALDSGKIDGYVSEKPGAMAAQMSNPELVFVSFDKENGFKYENSEVDVAVGVKKGDEKLVGEINKILDNISPEQRKQLMEKAISNQPEMKKRDFTGWVLFFLKNNKKAFLIGTATTLGISLTGTVVGFIIGLGVMLVKNINTDERTSAIKKIGLKIINTIFSIYIAVFRGTPMIVQSMIIFYGSSQVLNWNLSPLGAALFIVSINTGAYMCEIIRGGIDSIDKGQFEAAQAIGMTHFQMMKNIIFPQVFRIILPSIGNEFIINIKDTSVLSVISVTELFFVSKSVAGTYSKYYEVFIITCVIYFFLTFTLSALLKYVEKKMDGPQNFEVLEEASVNTGGEK
- a CDS encoding amino acid ABC transporter ATP-binding protein codes for the protein MENGNKVIEIKNIRKDFGNRTVLKDINFDVYEKEVVSIIGASGSGKSTLLRCINLLETPTGGEILFHGKDVVSGNIPLITLREKVGMVFQQFNLFNNLSVLDNCVIGQTKVLKKSREEAEKTAKELLAKVGMERFIHAKPNQISGGQKQRVAIARALAMEPEVLLFDEPTSALDPEMVGEVLKVMKDLAKSGLTMIVVTHEMDFAHDVSSRVVFMDQGVIVESDKPEIIFDNPKHDRTKEFLSRMLNK
- a CDS encoding aspartate-semialdehyde dehydrogenase, encoding MKKYNVAVVGATGLVGQTFLKVLKERKFPIENLYLYASARSAGKKVDFDGKEYTVIELKDENIKDDIDIALFSAGGSISKEYAPKFRDKGAIVVDNSSAWRMDKDIPLVVPEANPEALDGQNGIIANPNCSTIQVMPVLKVLADKYGLKRVVYSTYQAVAGSGQKGIDDLEANLKGESSKNYPYQIAFNLLPHIDVFLDNGYTKEEMKMVEETRKILGLPDLKITATCVRVPVRMGHAVSVNVELEKPFDLKDVFKAFEEKEGVIVKDDVSKNVYPMPIDAADTDEVYVGRIRRDESVENGLNLWVVADNIRKGAATNTIQIAETLIKKGVI